From a region of the Hymenobacter jejuensis genome:
- a CDS encoding carboxymuconolactone decarboxylase family protein: MSLVTEFNDYRQRMNEKIMAADNKVIKRFFNLDTNTYQEGALDVKTKEMLGLACSMVLRCDDCIKYHVGKCYEEGVTQEQLYEVFAIANIIGGSIVIPHFRRAVEYWEVLKEEGAVPAPPHAEHSA, from the coding sequence ATGAGCCTCGTCACCGAATTCAACGACTACCGCCAGCGCATGAACGAAAAGATCATGGCGGCTGATAACAAGGTCATTAAGCGCTTTTTCAACCTCGACACCAATACCTATCAGGAAGGCGCGTTGGATGTAAAAACCAAGGAAATGCTGGGGCTGGCCTGTTCCATGGTGCTACGCTGCGACGATTGCATCAAGTACCACGTCGGCAAATGCTACGAGGAAGGCGTCACGCAAGAGCAACTGTACGAGGTATTTGCGATTGCCAACATCATCGGCGGCAGCATCGTGATTCCGCATTTCCGCCGCGCCGTGGAGTACTGGGAAGTCCTGAAAGAGGAGGGGGCCGTGCCGGCTCCGCCGCACGCCGAACACAGCGCCTAA
- a CDS encoding ComF family protein, translated as MIQRFGQTAVRRYLQAAVFSLPDTYAQPNRFVNIQTAFADFVSLIFPRVCLACEEALRRGEQHICTNCRVELPYTGYHTLAPAQNPLARRFWGKVPLRYTLSYLKFLRRGRVQHLLHQLKYKGQQEVGQVLGQWYGAELAAQGFAAEFDLIVPVPLHPRKLAQRGYNQADSFAEGLASALSAPWSAHALRRTAHTKSQTQKNRVERWQNVANVFEVTESSAIAGKRILVVDDVLTTGATLEACAAVLLAAGAQEVSIATIASAELA; from the coding sequence ATGATCCAGCGGTTTGGGCAAACCGCCGTCCGGCGCTACCTTCAAGCTGCGGTTTTTTCGCTTCCCGATACCTACGCCCAACCCAACCGTTTTGTGAACATACAAACCGCCTTTGCCGATTTTGTATCGCTCATTTTTCCGCGGGTATGCCTGGCGTGTGAAGAGGCCTTGCGCCGTGGCGAGCAGCATATTTGCACCAACTGCCGCGTCGAGCTGCCCTACACCGGTTACCATACGCTTGCGCCGGCTCAGAACCCGTTGGCACGTCGGTTCTGGGGCAAAGTGCCGTTGCGCTACACGCTGAGCTACCTGAAGTTTCTGCGCCGCGGCCGGGTGCAGCATCTGTTGCACCAGTTGAAGTACAAGGGGCAGCAGGAAGTTGGCCAAGTGTTGGGTCAGTGGTACGGGGCCGAGCTAGCTGCTCAGGGCTTCGCCGCCGAATTTGACCTTATTGTACCCGTGCCTCTGCACCCCCGCAAGCTAGCCCAGCGCGGCTACAACCAAGCCGACAGCTTCGCCGAAGGATTGGCCTCTGCCCTATCGGCGCCTTGGAGTGCGCATGCATTGCGCCGCACAGCTCACACTAAGTCGCAGACCCAGAAAAACAGAGTAGAGCGCTGGCAAAACGTAGCGAACGTTTTTGAAGTAACCGAATCCTCAGCCATTGCAGGAAAGCGCATTCTGGTAGTGGACGACGTGCTTACCACCGGTGCTACCCTGGAAGCTTGTGCTGCTGTGCTGTTGGCGGCCGGTGCGCAGGAGGTGAGCATTGCGACCATTGCCAGCGCAGAACTAGCTTGA
- a CDS encoding SUMF1/EgtB/PvdO family nonheme iron enzyme — MNFSKYLRYTIVGACALASCKGGPPTATKPGKYSSTTGIEYNTEEGMKVADYKGIPEGPGLVFIEGGRTVLGSAEEDVAMTRDNVERTVTIASFYMDEAEVANIHWLEYLHFVRKDSSEEFYQSALPDTAVWARELSFNDPYVDYYLRYPGFRYFPVVGVSWLQANDYCTWRTAKVNEHLAGVDEGSGSSGGGGGLFKRKKKATADAAEGADTGDGKPKISIENGNTLPNYRLPTEAEWEYAAQALIGTQETGNENQENKRIYPWDGRQVRNPYGKNMGSFLANFKRGRGDYAGIAGSLNDGAMITEYIYNYPPNDYGLYNMAGNVNEWVQDIYRPLSFEDVEDLNPFRRNGFLDPAEKYDKKGYQSLIDDHVRVYKGGSWRDVAYWLSPGTRRFMAEDSATATIGFRCAMINAGSNK, encoded by the coding sequence ATGAATTTCTCCAAGTACCTGCGTTACACCATTGTTGGAGCCTGTGCACTGGCTTCTTGTAAGGGTGGTCCGCCTACCGCTACGAAACCCGGTAAGTACAGCTCGACAACGGGCATCGAGTACAACACCGAAGAGGGCATGAAGGTGGCCGATTATAAGGGCATCCCTGAAGGACCCGGATTGGTATTTATTGAAGGCGGTCGTACCGTGCTGGGTTCAGCCGAGGAAGATGTGGCCATGACGCGCGACAACGTGGAGCGCACCGTGACCATCGCCTCGTTCTATATGGACGAAGCCGAGGTAGCCAACATTCACTGGCTCGAATACCTGCACTTCGTACGCAAAGACTCGTCGGAGGAATTCTATCAGTCGGCGCTGCCCGACACGGCAGTGTGGGCGCGCGAGTTGTCGTTCAACGACCCTTATGTGGATTACTACCTGCGTTACCCCGGCTTCCGCTACTTCCCAGTGGTGGGCGTAAGCTGGTTGCAGGCTAACGACTACTGCACGTGGCGCACAGCCAAAGTCAACGAGCACCTTGCTGGTGTTGACGAAGGTAGCGGCTCAAGCGGCGGTGGCGGCGGCTTGTTTAAGCGCAAAAAGAAGGCAACTGCTGATGCAGCCGAAGGCGCTGACACCGGCGACGGCAAACCCAAAATTTCGATTGAGAACGGCAACACGCTGCCTAATTACCGCCTGCCTACTGAGGCTGAATGGGAATACGCCGCGCAAGCTTTGATCGGAACGCAGGAAACCGGCAACGAAAACCAAGAAAACAAGCGCATCTATCCTTGGGATGGTCGTCAGGTTCGTAACCCATACGGCAAGAACATGGGTAGCTTCCTGGCCAACTTCAAGCGTGGCCGTGGTGACTACGCTGGTATCGCCGGTAGCCTGAACGACGGCGCCATGATCACGGAGTACATCTACAACTACCCTCCGAACGATTACGGCCTCTACAACATGGCTGGCAACGTAAATGAATGGGTACAGGACATTTACCGTCCGCTGTCGTTCGAAGACGTAGAAGACCTGAACCCCTTCCGTCGGAACGGCTTCCTCGACCCTGCTGAGAAGTACGACAAGAAAGGCTACCAGTCGCTCATCGACGACCACGTGCGCGTGTACAAAGGCGGTTCGTGGCGCGACGTAGCTTACTGGCTCTCGCCTGGCACACGTCGCTTCATGGCTGAAGATTCGGCTACCGCTACCATCGGTTTCCGTTGCGCTATGATCAACGCTGGCTCGAACAAGTAA
- a CDS encoding exodeoxyribonuclease III translates to MKIITYNVNGLRSALSKGLLSWVENAAPDVLCLQEIKAGREALDISGLEALGYHACLHPAEKPGYSGVATFSKQKPNNVVIGCGTDCYDSEGRVLRLDFDGFSVINTYMPSGTSGPERQAFKVEWLHFFRKYVHELRATVPPLVIVGDFNCCQRDIDLHSPKANQNSPGFTPEERAWFADFLADGFTDSFRHHHGDAVGHYSWWTYRAGARARNVGWRLDHVLVDEQLQPRIQNAGLLPDVVHSDHCPAFVEL, encoded by the coding sequence TTGAAAATCATCACATATAACGTCAACGGGTTGCGCTCGGCGTTGAGCAAAGGCCTGCTGAGCTGGGTTGAAAACGCGGCGCCAGACGTCCTGTGCTTGCAGGAAATTAAAGCAGGCCGTGAGGCACTGGATATCTCTGGTCTTGAGGCCCTTGGGTATCACGCTTGTTTGCATCCGGCAGAAAAGCCGGGTTACAGCGGCGTAGCTACCTTTTCGAAGCAAAAACCCAACAATGTTGTAATCGGTTGTGGTACTGATTGTTACGACAGCGAGGGCCGCGTGCTGCGCCTAGACTTCGATGGGTTTTCGGTGATCAATACCTACATGCCTTCGGGCACAAGCGGACCGGAGCGGCAGGCGTTCAAAGTTGAGTGGCTGCATTTTTTCCGCAAGTACGTGCATGAGTTGCGGGCCACGGTGCCGCCGCTCGTCATTGTTGGCGACTTCAATTGCTGCCAGCGCGACATCGATCTGCACAGCCCCAAGGCCAACCAAAACAGCCCTGGTTTCACGCCAGAGGAGCGGGCGTGGTTCGCCGATTTCCTCGCCGACGGCTTCACCGACTCGTTTCGTCACCACCACGGCGATGCGGTGGGCCACTACTCCTGGTGGACGTACCGAGCCGGCGCCCGGGCCCGCAACGTGGGCTGGCGCTTAGACCATGTGCTGGTCGATGAGCAGTTGCAACCGCGCATCCAAAACGCTGGTCTTTTGCCCGATGTGGTGCACTCGGATCACTGCCCGGCGTTTGTGGAGTTATAA
- a CDS encoding DUF4175 family protein, producing the protein MSVEKATLPSTAHLPALQQVLTQLDAFKRKFYLSLLVRGALVAGGLLLTLFVVFNLLEYFLYLPTWVRGGLLFGFLGLVVYAFVHWIWQPLAALTNLRRLLTDEQAAQRVGDLFPQVQDKLLNALQLQGKAQENALIAASLEQRAAQFTGLEFADGINIQTQTRPLWKYVAIPAGIIVLVLLVYPSLFVQGTERILHYRQAYSPPAPFQFVLENKDLRAFRNEDYKLNVRIEGEVLPNEINIVYGGRERRLTKEQGNHYSFEFKQLQKDVAFQLAAAGFTSDDYNLLVRERPNLRDFSMQVTYPAYIGKPAETIRNSGNLTVPEGSTVRWEFATAATDKLQLQFKNPDETVIAEEADNQFVVTHRVMRSQEYAVRLQNAISLNRDPIQYQITAIQDQVPEVTVESFADTTSLRYLALGGSVRDDYGLTRLQLHYRVTSAQNPNTGYKARALPLQSGSAQTYAYQWDLQPLNMKPGDRLEYFVQVWDNDGVHGPKSARTRQAEFKLPARAELQKQLNEQAQSMQNQLSQSAQQSKKLERELAKAGDKLKTKRDLNFQDRKQLEEMLNQKQQMDQQMAEVKKMFEEMNQKQDQFDPKSEQLKEKAEELKKLMETLLDPETKKLYEQLQKLLEQQQDMVQPEMQKLLQQLENKENTLQKELERALEMFKQLQYEQKMESATNKLDELAKEQQKLADETQKNDKANQQGDKQQQQQKQQELKQQQAQMQQQFEDVKKDLQDLKKIDEQLENENGADEMKQEQQQVEQEMEESQQELGKNQNQKASQSQKDAAQKMQQMAQKMKDQQSEEESDQQQENIDDLRDILENLLKLSFDQEGVMKEFRQVDQTDPRFVQLSQQQRKLKDDAAVIQDSLYALAKKAAQIQSFVTREVGEMNGRMDESLDQIRQRNVSRATSSQQLAMTSMNNLALMLDAALQQMQEEQRQGQQQQQQGGGKSGRKKKKGSAAGEGQMGRMQQQLNQQIQQLQQSGKSGRAMSEELAKLAAQQQMLRQAMGDLEKMQQQGKPGGPNAKDGKGQEGAGGTGDIKKMMEQTETDLVNKRLTEQTIMRQRQILTRLLEAEKSARERDQDDKREAQTAQNRPPVFPPAFDKYKRQKDRQTELLRTVPPALTPYYQREVSEYFQKMK; encoded by the coding sequence ATGTCCGTGGAAAAAGCTACGCTCCCTTCAACTGCCCACTTGCCGGCTCTGCAACAGGTGCTCACGCAACTGGATGCTTTTAAGCGCAAGTTTTACCTAAGCCTGCTGGTGCGCGGTGCGCTGGTGGCCGGCGGCCTGTTGCTAACGCTGTTTGTCGTTTTCAACCTGCTCGAATACTTCCTCTACCTGCCCACGTGGGTACGGGGCGGGCTGCTGTTTGGCTTTTTGGGGTTGGTGGTGTACGCGTTTGTGCACTGGATCTGGCAGCCGCTGGCGGCCCTTACCAATTTGCGCCGCCTGCTCACCGATGAGCAAGCCGCTCAACGCGTCGGCGACCTGTTTCCGCAAGTACAGGATAAGCTATTGAATGCCTTGCAGTTACAAGGCAAAGCTCAGGAAAACGCCCTTATCGCGGCGAGCCTAGAGCAGCGGGCGGCGCAGTTTACAGGTCTGGAATTTGCCGATGGCATCAACATCCAAACGCAGACGCGGCCGCTATGGAAATACGTGGCCATTCCGGCGGGCATCATTGTGCTGGTGCTGCTGGTGTACCCAAGCCTGTTTGTGCAGGGTACGGAGCGCATTTTGCACTACCGTCAAGCGTATTCGCCACCTGCACCGTTTCAGTTTGTTCTGGAAAACAAGGACTTACGGGCCTTTCGCAACGAAGATTATAAGCTGAACGTGCGCATAGAAGGCGAAGTACTGCCCAACGAAATCAACATCGTGTACGGCGGCCGCGAACGGCGTCTGACCAAAGAGCAAGGCAACCACTACAGCTTCGAATTCAAGCAGTTGCAAAAAGACGTGGCGTTTCAGCTAGCCGCCGCGGGCTTCACTTCCGATGACTACAACCTGCTGGTGCGTGAGCGGCCCAACCTCCGCGACTTCTCCATGCAGGTAACCTACCCGGCCTACATCGGCAAGCCGGCCGAAACCATCCGCAACAGCGGCAACCTGACCGTGCCCGAAGGCAGCACCGTGCGCTGGGAATTTGCTACCGCCGCCACCGATAAGCTGCAATTGCAATTCAAAAATCCGGACGAAACGGTAATTGCAGAAGAGGCTGATAATCAATTTGTTGTCACGCATCGGGTGATGCGCTCGCAGGAGTACGCGGTGCGCTTGCAAAATGCCATCAGCCTCAACCGCGACCCCATTCAGTATCAGATTACGGCCATTCAGGATCAAGTGCCGGAGGTGACGGTAGAGAGCTTCGCCGACACGACCTCGCTGCGCTACTTGGCCCTAGGTGGCTCAGTGCGAGACGATTATGGCCTGACGCGTTTGCAGTTACATTACCGCGTTACGTCGGCTCAGAACCCAAATACGGGCTACAAAGCGCGGGCGCTGCCGTTGCAAAGCGGCTCGGCTCAGACGTATGCTTACCAATGGGATTTGCAGCCGCTCAACATGAAGCCCGGCGACCGCCTCGAATACTTCGTGCAGGTATGGGACAACGACGGCGTGCACGGCCCCAAAAGCGCCCGGACGCGCCAAGCTGAGTTCAAGCTGCCGGCCCGCGCCGAGTTGCAAAAACAGCTGAACGAGCAGGCCCAGTCCATGCAAAACCAGCTAAGCCAGAGCGCGCAGCAGTCGAAGAAGCTGGAGCGCGAACTGGCCAAGGCCGGTGACAAGCTCAAGACCAAGCGCGACCTCAACTTTCAGGACCGCAAGCAGCTGGAAGAGATGCTGAACCAGAAGCAGCAGATGGACCAGCAGATGGCCGAGGTCAAGAAGATGTTCGAGGAGATGAACCAGAAGCAGGACCAGTTTGACCCCAAAAGCGAGCAGCTAAAAGAGAAGGCCGAAGAACTGAAGAAGCTCATGGAAACCCTGCTCGACCCCGAAACCAAGAAGCTTTACGAGCAGCTGCAAAAGCTTTTGGAACAGCAGCAGGACATGGTACAGCCCGAAATGCAGAAGCTTTTGCAACAGCTTGAAAACAAGGAGAATACGTTGCAGAAAGAGTTGGAGCGGGCTCTGGAGATGTTCAAGCAGCTGCAATACGAGCAGAAGATGGAATCGGCGACCAACAAGCTCGATGAGCTAGCCAAAGAGCAGCAGAAGCTGGCCGACGAAACCCAGAAAAACGACAAAGCTAACCAGCAAGGCGACAAGCAACAGCAGCAACAAAAGCAGCAGGAGCTAAAGCAGCAGCAAGCCCAGATGCAGCAGCAATTTGAAGACGTCAAGAAAGACCTGCAGGACCTGAAGAAAATCGACGAGCAGCTCGAAAATGAGAACGGCGCCGACGAGATGAAACAGGAGCAGCAGCAGGTGGAGCAGGAAATGGAAGAAAGCCAGCAGGAGCTAGGCAAAAACCAGAACCAGAAAGCCAGCCAGAGCCAAAAAGACGCCGCGCAGAAAATGCAGCAGATGGCTCAGAAAATGAAGGACCAGCAGAGCGAGGAAGAAAGCGATCAGCAGCAGGAAAACATCGACGACCTGCGCGACATCTTGGAAAACCTGCTCAAGCTCTCATTTGACCAGGAAGGCGTGATGAAGGAGTTTCGGCAAGTCGACCAGACCGACCCGCGCTTTGTGCAGCTGAGCCAGCAGCAGCGCAAGCTCAAAGACGACGCAGCCGTGATTCAGGATTCGCTGTACGCACTGGCCAAAAAGGCGGCTCAGATTCAGTCATTTGTAACCCGCGAAGTAGGGGAGATGAACGGCCGCATGGACGAATCGCTCGACCAGATTCGGCAGCGTAACGTAAGCCGCGCTACCAGCAGCCAGCAATTGGCCATGACGTCGATGAACAACCTGGCGCTTATGCTGGACGCGGCTTTGCAGCAAATGCAGGAAGAACAGCGCCAAGGACAGCAGCAACAGCAGCAAGGCGGCGGCAAATCGGGCCGCAAAAAAAAGAAGGGCAGTGCCGCCGGCGAAGGCCAGATGGGGCGCATGCAGCAACAACTCAACCAGCAGATTCAGCAGCTTCAGCAAAGCGGCAAATCGGGTCGGGCTATGTCGGAGGAATTAGCCAAGCTCGCAGCTCAACAGCAAATGCTGCGGCAGGCCATGGGCGACCTGGAAAAAATGCAGCAGCAGGGCAAGCCCGGTGGCCCAAATGCAAAAGATGGCAAAGGCCAGGAGGGTGCGGGCGGAACCGGCGACATCAAAAAAATGATGGAACAAACCGAGACCGACCTCGTAAATAAGCGGCTGACGGAGCAGACCATTATGCGCCAGCGCCAAATCCTGACTCGTTTGCTGGAAGCCGAGAAATCGGCCCGCGAGCGGGACCAGGATGACAAGCGCGAAGCGCAGACGGCCCAAAATCGACCACCTGTTTTTCCGCCTGCTTTTGACAAATACAAACGCCAGAAAGACCGGCAAACCGAGTTGCTCCGCACCGTGCCACCAGCCCTCACGCCGTACTACCAGCGCGAGGTGAGTGAATATTTTCAGAAAATGAAGTAG
- a CDS encoding AsmA family protein codes for MRKLFLGILIFLVVLVAAVALAPVLFKDKLKQALDKQLAQRVRAKVEYDPDKVSLSLFRTFPDLALSIDGLRVIGQDSFARDTLAYLPTFRAGLDLMSVVRGDQIKIKTIEFDQPNINLKVLKSGRANWDVFISDSAAAKAGQDTTQVNVAIKGWEINNGKLRYEDRSIPFAMSATNVNHTGSGDFERNVFDMVSKTTADNFTMNYAGVDYLSKAKLDADVTMAMDLGKMLFTFKDNNVKVNNFPASFAGTIAMPAKDMDFDLKFKALETDFKNILSVVPGMFTEQFKNIQTEGRMAFDGYLKGTYNDLKMPGYGVNLQVKNGMFKYPDLPQAARNINVDMAVDNPSGFTNNVKVNVKQFHLDLGKNPVDGNVIVDGLEPMKVDGRVKANVDLAEMMKVYPVQDLILRGQLFVDGTAKGVYSKTQMPVVQAVMRMTNGYVKSKQFPAPIENLAFNGTVVNTTGQPNDTRINIPQFRMLLDGEPLEGRVAAQNIDKPIFDADVKGVVDLTKLTKIFPLEGMTVTGRLNGNVAAKGKMADIEAGRYQSVVASGTVNAQNITYKSTDLPQGMRVTRATATFNNDQIVLKDMTGFVGSSDIAANGVISNYMGYLFTPGQPLRGNLTVNSNRFNVNEWMVDEVSSTPTAGAKAATKAPATATKADGVLQIPKYFDLTLNSNADQVVYDNLKLSDVKGTVVVRDETVKLNGLTFNTLGGSFATTGSYSSKDLQHPKFDFGLNVKNLNFQNAFNAFNSIKTLVPLASQVEGIFSTNFNVSGEMGPDMMPNYSTLTGKGVFDIVRAAVLNSPVMNKISSLTQFDELKKFAVENKDVAAEILNGNFIVKPFDVNIGQIKMTVGGSNNVNGNLEYVTALNVPTGKLGNQLNNQLTRLTGVQNLQGTDRVTLGLNIGGTVSNPQVKLTTGSVKSQAKDLVTNIVQSKVNDAKSQLQARAKVAQDSLQNDLQRKQQELASKAQQEIEKRRLETEAKLKQKATQGLNNILFGKPKKAPAQTAPVEETPTADSTKTR; via the coding sequence ATGCGCAAGTTGTTTTTAGGAATATTGATTTTTCTGGTGGTGTTGGTGGCTGCTGTCGCCTTGGCCCCTGTCCTGTTTAAAGACAAGCTCAAACAGGCCCTCGACAAGCAGTTGGCCCAACGTGTACGGGCCAAAGTTGAGTACGACCCCGACAAAGTCAGCTTAAGCTTGTTCCGCACGTTTCCGGATCTGGCCCTGAGCATCGACGGCTTGCGCGTGATCGGCCAGGATTCTTTTGCCCGCGATACGCTGGCTTACCTGCCCACGTTCCGGGCCGGCCTGGATTTGATGAGCGTAGTGCGTGGCGATCAAATCAAGATCAAAACCATCGAGTTCGATCAGCCCAATATCAACCTGAAAGTATTGAAGAGCGGGCGCGCCAACTGGGACGTATTTATTTCCGATTCGGCCGCGGCCAAAGCCGGACAGGATACGACGCAGGTAAACGTAGCCATTAAAGGGTGGGAGATCAACAACGGCAAGCTGCGCTACGAAGACCGCAGCATTCCGTTCGCGATGAGCGCCACCAACGTGAACCACACCGGCTCCGGCGACTTCGAGCGCAACGTGTTCGATATGGTATCAAAAACGACAGCCGACAACTTCACCATGAACTACGCCGGCGTCGATTACCTGTCGAAAGCCAAGCTCGATGCCGACGTGACGATGGCCATGGACTTGGGCAAGATGCTGTTTACGTTTAAGGATAACAACGTCAAGGTCAACAACTTCCCGGCGAGCTTTGCCGGGACTATTGCCATGCCAGCCAAGGACATGGACTTCGATCTGAAGTTTAAGGCGCTGGAAACCGACTTTAAAAACATACTGAGCGTGGTACCGGGCATGTTTACGGAGCAGTTCAAAAACATCCAGACGGAAGGCCGGATGGCATTCGATGGTTACCTGAAAGGCACTTATAACGATCTGAAAATGCCTGGCTACGGCGTGAACCTGCAAGTGAAAAACGGCATGTTTAAGTACCCCGATCTGCCGCAAGCCGCCCGCAACATCAACGTGGATATGGCCGTGGATAACCCGTCGGGCTTCACCAACAACGTGAAAGTCAACGTGAAGCAATTCCATCTGGACCTCGGCAAGAACCCCGTCGATGGCAACGTAATCGTGGACGGACTGGAGCCGATGAAAGTCGACGGGCGCGTGAAAGCCAACGTCGATCTGGCCGAAATGATGAAGGTGTACCCGGTGCAGGACCTGATTTTGCGCGGACAGCTTTTCGTGGATGGCACGGCGAAGGGCGTTTACTCTAAAACGCAAATGCCAGTGGTACAAGCCGTTATGCGTATGACCAACGGCTACGTGAAATCGAAGCAGTTTCCGGCGCCAATCGAGAATCTGGCGTTTAACGGTACTGTCGTCAACACCACCGGGCAGCCCAACGACACGCGCATCAACATTCCGCAATTTCGGATGCTGCTCGACGGCGAACCACTGGAAGGCCGCGTGGCGGCGCAAAACATCGACAAGCCCATTTTCGATGCCGACGTGAAAGGCGTAGTCGACCTGACCAAGCTTACCAAAATCTTCCCGCTGGAAGGCATGACCGTAACGGGTCGCCTCAACGGCAACGTGGCTGCTAAAGGCAAAATGGCTGATATTGAGGCTGGTAGATACCAGAGCGTGGTGGCTTCGGGCACTGTAAATGCGCAAAACATCACCTACAAAAGCACCGATCTGCCGCAGGGTATGCGCGTGACGCGGGCCACAGCCACGTTCAACAACGACCAGATTGTGCTCAAAGACATGACTGGTTTTGTGGGCTCGTCGGATATTGCCGCCAACGGTGTGATTTCCAATTACATGGGCTATCTGTTTACGCCGGGTCAGCCGCTGCGTGGCAACCTGACCGTGAATAGCAACCGCTTCAACGTGAACGAGTGGATGGTGGACGAGGTGAGCTCAACGCCTACCGCTGGGGCCAAAGCTGCCACCAAAGCGCCCGCCACCGCTACTAAAGCCGATGGCGTACTGCAAATTCCGAAGTACTTCGACCTGACGCTGAACAGCAACGCGGACCAGGTAGTGTACGACAACCTCAAGCTCTCCGACGTGAAAGGTACCGTGGTGGTGCGCGACGAAACAGTTAAGCTTAACGGGCTGACATTTAACACGTTGGGCGGGTCGTTTGCTACAACAGGTAGCTACAGTAGCAAGGATCTGCAACACCCCAAGTTCGACTTTGGCCTGAACGTCAAGAACTTGAATTTCCAGAATGCTTTTAACGCATTTAATTCCATCAAGACGTTGGTGCCGCTGGCCTCGCAGGTGGAAGGTATCTTCTCGACTAACTTCAACGTGAGCGGCGAAATGGGGCCCGACATGATGCCCAACTACAGCACGCTTACGGGCAAAGGAGTATTTGATATTGTACGGGCCGCAGTGCTTAACTCGCCCGTAATGAACAAGATAAGCTCGCTGACGCAGTTTGACGAACTGAAGAAATTTGCGGTGGAAAACAAGGACGTGGCCGCTGAGATCCTCAACGGCAACTTCATCGTGAAGCCGTTTGACGTGAACATTGGTCAAATCAAAATGACGGTGGGCGGCTCTAATAACGTGAACGGCAACCTCGAATATGTGACGGCCCTGAATGTGCCCACCGGCAAGCTTGGCAACCAACTCAACAACCAACTCACGCGCCTGACAGGCGTGCAAAACCTGCAAGGCACCGACCGCGTGACGCTGGGCCTGAACATCGGCGGAACCGTTTCCAACCCGCAGGTGAAGCTCACGACCGGCAGCGTAAAGTCGCAGGCTAAGGACTTGGTTACCAACATTGTGCAATCGAAAGTCAACGATGCTAAGTCGCAGCTTCAGGCCCGCGCCAAAGTAGCCCAAGACAGTTTGCAGAACGATTTGCAGCGCAAGCAGCAGGAACTAGCCTCGAAAGCCCAGCAGGAAATTGAGAAGCGGCGCCTGGAAACCGAAGCCAAGCTGAAGCAGAAGGCAACGCAGGGCCTAAACAACATTCTGTTTGGCAAACCTAAGAAAGCTCCGGCCCAAACGGCACCGGTTGAGGAAACGCCAACAGCAGATAGTACGAAAACCAGATAA
- a CDS encoding PorP/SprF family type IX secretion system membrane protein yields the protein MAGFQPGAVHAQDLYYAQPYATRLHTNPAFAGLLDDYSITFSYRNQFPTLAGTFQTSQLAADYRFRDQRSAVGLLMNLDRTGSIGYTRYEIGGVYAYHTRLTEDLSLSGGVKASYGHQRISYGNLVFGDQLSDDGTITGPSAEPLDYKPVNYFSIGTGVILYTKQAWLGVAAHHLNQPDLGFMTQSKLPLRLNINAGYKYYFAQTTVNKELREISLTPTINYTYQGGSQRAEVGLYGTVTPITLGAVYRGVPLPGSLHPQQILTAIAGVNVGAFRLGYSYDVSLSQFSADLGGAHELSLSIRQFDALEAAWRRLKRRNYPAIPCPAF from the coding sequence ATGGCGGGTTTTCAACCGGGAGCTGTGCACGCCCAAGACCTTTATTATGCGCAGCCCTACGCTACACGGCTGCACACCAACCCGGCGTTTGCGGGCTTGCTTGATGATTACAGCATCACCTTTAGCTACCGCAACCAGTTCCCAACGTTGGCGGGCACATTCCAGACGAGCCAGCTGGCCGCCGATTATCGGTTTCGCGACCAGCGCAGCGCGGTAGGCCTGCTGATGAACCTCGACCGCACGGGCTCCATTGGCTACACGCGCTACGAAATCGGTGGCGTCTACGCTTACCACACCCGCCTGACGGAAGACCTAAGCCTAAGCGGCGGCGTGAAAGCCAGCTACGGACACCAACGCATCAGCTACGGCAATCTTGTGTTCGGCGACCAGCTTTCCGACGACGGAACGATCACCGGGCCTTCTGCAGAACCACTTGATTATAAGCCCGTTAACTATTTCAGCATTGGTACAGGCGTTATCCTGTATACCAAGCAGGCGTGGTTGGGGGTGGCCGCGCATCATCTCAATCAACCCGACTTAGGCTTCATGACGCAGAGCAAACTACCTCTGCGTCTGAATATTAATGCGGGTTACAAATACTATTTCGCGCAGACCACCGTTAACAAAGAGCTTCGCGAAATCAGCCTTACACCTACCATCAATTATACTTATCAGGGTGGTTCGCAGCGGGCAGAAGTTGGATTATACGGTACTGTGACCCCCATTACCTTGGGGGCCGTGTACCGGGGAGTACCCCTACCAGGGTCGCTGCATCCGCAGCAAATTCTGACGGCAATTGCCGGGGTCAACGTAGGGGCTTTTCGCTTGGGATACAGTTATGATGTGAGTCTGAGTCAATTCAGTGCAGATTTGGGAGGAGCGCATGAACTTTCACTATCCATCCGGCAGTTCGATGCACTGGAAGCAGCATGGCGCCGATTAAAACGTCGGAATTACCCGGCGATTCCTTGTCCGGCCTTCTAA